The segment TTGTGGCCGCAGCACCCGCAGCCGCCGCGTGATGACTATGCGGGCCGCTGTGAATGGCTGCTGGCACGCGGGCTGGGCTTGTGGGACGTGTACGCCAGTTGTGAGCGCGAAGGCAGTTTAGACAGCGCAATTCGCGCCGCTCAAGTCAACGACTTTGCCGGGCTGCGCAAGCGCTGCCCTGATTTGCGACTGGCTTTGCACAACGGCGCAGAGAGCTACAAGCACGCCCGCCAAACCGAAGCGTTGGGGCTGACGGCAATCAAGCTGCCATCGACCAGCCCGGCGCACGCCAGCTGGTCATTTGATAAAAAATTGCAGGCTTGGCGGGACGCGTTGGCGGCCCACGGCCTTCTTTGAAGATTGGTAAGAAACGTGATTCGTAAAACCCGTGGCGGCGCCAAGCCCGCACAAGATAAAAATGCTGCCAGCGTGCCCGAGCTGCCTGAAGTCAGCGTCTCTGATGATGGTGATGTGCGCTATTTGCACCTAGGAACGCCTTGGGTGCAGGGCTCTATGCGCATTCGCGATCCGTTTGATATCGATCTGGAATATGTGCAGCGCATGATGGGTTGGTTGCTGTTTGCGCAGCCCGCTGAAGTGC is part of the Comamonas sp. Y33R10-2 genome and harbors:
- a CDS encoding DNA-deoxyinosine glycosylase, which produces MTEDLSAPQTVTRWQGLAAVADARTRALVLGSFPGVKSLLQTQYYAHPQNQLWPLLQALWPQHPQPPRDDYAGRCEWLLARGLGLWDVYASCEREGSLDSAIRAAQVNDFAGLRKRCPDLRLALHNGAESYKHARQTEALGLTAIKLPSTSPAHASWSFDKKLQAWRDALAAHGLL